The DNA sequence CTAGTAACTGAATGCATGTAACCTTTCATACGAATAAATGCATAGttcattttttgaaaataattcAGATCTTCAAAAGCCAGTACTCTAATGAAGTAATGATTAACCTTGcatgaaattttatttgtaaAGGATATCTCTATGAAGTTCTTGATCATGTTGTCGTCATGTCTTGATAAATTCCTATTAGATAACCAATCTAAATGAAATCTTGGCTGACCATGGGCATGATCAGAAACTGGGAAAGACTTGAAAGACTAGTCTGATATAGATGAAACCAGTAAAAAATATATCTTCCACTTGGTTGATCTGGCTGGACCTGGAATACATCTTTCCATTCTGGTGTTTAATAGCAGTGCTATTTGTTCATCATTACTGTGAAAGTCTTGTTGGTAGCATATGGAAGCCTTGTATTACGATAGCTTTTGAATTTTATCTAAGTTTGTTTGGACTACTTATTGTTAATGAGATTGCTTTTGAATATGGCAGCCTGTCTCTCCTACCTTTGTATTATGGCAGTTCAACTTGAATATGGGAACCATTGCACCTGATTTTGATGCTAGATGCTCAGAAGTTTATTATTCTTTCAATCTTATCAAGTCAGCTAAAGTTCCCAAAAACCATCTCGTGTGTTGTCAATCCTATATTTGCTTCTGGAGAGATCTGTTTGGAAGAATGAAAAGTTACTGGAGACTACGCAAAAGAAAGATTCAGTTACAATATTTCATGGTTTAAGGACACCCAGCCTGAGCATTCAGCGGTATGTTGATCACATCTTCAAGTACTCAAGCTCCAGCTTCTTGCTCTGTTGTCGCTTACATCTACATTGAGATATTCAATGATGGATGTTCTTTTCACTTCCCTCAATGTTAACCGCCTTGTAATTACAAGTGTTATGGCCGCATCACTTCCCTCAATGTTGGGTATCATATATTTGAATAATCATGCCAAACTTGGGGTACATAGATGATAGGCCTTCTGAGCTCTTACTATCATCGTGACACTTGATCAGTGACTCATCCATTCAAGTTCTGAATCAGGTGGTCTTGGATCAGAAGTCGCTCAAGAAGTATGATAATGCACCAGAGTAATAAACTGCCAATATATATAGCTAAAAGTTGGACAGTCCAAAGGATAAGGTTTGTAGTTAAGTTACCATCTAAATTTGGCACCATGAAATTTAAATTCAGTTTGATTTTAGGCCTAATGCCCGATTGAAGAGTTGGCAGTTAATTAACCTGTCATGATCAATGATGTTTGCCTGCGTAGTATAGACTTACAAAATTGGCGAATGGCAAAAATGGCTGAGGTCTTAGACGCATTGACCTAGAAACTAATATGTTTGTTGTGGATTCCACATGTCAATGAAGGTAGAATTGCATAAATATTCATCTGAAAAAACATAAAGAGTACAAGAAGGGTAGATAAGTTTGTGTCTGAAcaattcttccctttccttgcCATTTACAGGCAGCATCTGACAGACCAAAATCCAGCCTTCCACCATTAAGCTCTCCAAGTTTGCACAAGTATGTCTTCTACAGGATCCTTATCTTGTCTTCTCTCCGCAGTTTATTTACACATAAATAATTTATCTGAGGACCAATTCAGTCACTTACAGGATATTAGTGTAAAATTGATGATAAAAGGCTGCCCTTcgctgcccccccccccttttttttcctttttctaataCTTTATCTCTCTACTGCAGATATTTGTTAGTGGTTTTATCCTAATATTACGGAGGAGGAGATcaaggaaaatattttctcaGTTTGGGGAACTTGTCTATGTTAAGATTCCTTTGGGTAAAGGATATTGTTTTATCCAATTTGGAACTCGGTATGTCCTAGTGAAATTAAACATTTGTTTCACTATTTTGCCATAATTATCTAAGAAGATTCAAAAGTCCTGATAAAAATGGGTGCTActtgttctcttttttaatgGTTCGTGCAGACTGATGGCTATTTAATTAGACTAACACCACTTGATAGTACGGCTGAATAATGATAATCTAGAAGCTAGTCTTTTTATTGACTTCATTAATACTTAATTGTTATATCCTTTCTAACAACTTTGTCCCCTCTTTATTTGCTGAACTTTTATACAAAAGGTTGTCTTATGTTGTTATTTGACATTTCCAGCCCATGCTGTGCTTCTGCAGAAGAAATAATTCAAAGGTTGCATGGAACTATTATTGGTCAACAAATAGTTCGTCCTTCATGGAGTAGAAACTCAACAACTGATTAGGTGAGTCCATTTCTTTTGCTGCTGATGTTTGTAGAGATTCTTGCTATGGGGTGTCTGGGTATTAAACATATGGGGAAGTTATTTTCGAAGTCATAAATTCCTGAAAGAATAAGCAATGTTTACGCTGCCACAAATCTGGGGTGAGTTGAAGACAGAAATTGACCATACGATACTCTATGTAAAAAAACTaatagtgtgtgtgtgtgtggtcaTTAGTCTAATTGCTTGAAAAAATTTATAGTCCTTTTGGCTCAACCTTGACGAGATCTAGATATAAAATCAAGTCTACGTCGAATGAAGTGGATGATGGACATTCAACAGATACCAAAGTAATGGTTCTTACCTATTGTGTATTTTCCGTATCCAGCATATGCACCATAGTTATGTAAAGATGAATCTTGAGCAGCACCATTTTTATATACCTATGGTGCTGCTTAAGATTCATCTTTATAAATGTATGGTGCATATGCTGGATACAGACAGTACCCAGCATAGCACAAGTTTACTTAACTTTCGAAGTATTGGGACCTTCATATATTTGTAGAAAgtattgattttgtttttcagATGAGTCTTAAATTGATTTAAAAGTATTCGAAGGGGTTTCTATTCTTaatagtttctttttctttcggAAAGGGTGTCAAGCAAGGTTCAAATAAGTGCCAATTCTGATTCAATCGGTAATCTGCAATCCACTATAATTGGCCTGAACCCTAGAAATTCGCATTGAATCGGCCAATTCGAATTAGGCAGAATTGGAATTGGTATCAGccatttgtttccaatttttaaaactgtGGTGTCAAGttaggagttccaaagcagttAAAAGTTCTTATTTTTAAAGTTCCTCTGTTCTTTCACATTAAACTTTGTAGAGGATTTAAACCCTCTAGTTCTTTATGAGATTCTATGGAATAATAAGAGATGTAAACCCTCTAGTTCTTTATGAAATTTGATGGAATAATGAACTGCTACTCTCTCTTTGTTCCTTCTACTGAATCTTTTTTCTCAATGTCATTGTTTATTAGTACTGTTCAGTCTCGTAGCagtttcttatttctttccttaGCTTATATATTATACCATAGAGGACTGGATTGTATGCGTGACCCACctccttatttttttcattttcccctctttccttttatattcattttggaataaaaatatGTTAGTTACCCCCACTCTCCTCACCTGTGTCCCCATTCCCTCCGCGTCTGCTCCTCTCATCTCTCCTGTCTTGCCTCCCTCTTCTACCAATGAATCCCCTTCCTTCATTAAGCACTCTCTGTCTTTCTCATCTCTTTTAAATGGAATTTAGAACAATGCAACTTCTGTTTGGTTTGTTCATGAAACCCTCTTTCACTATGACTTTCCCTTGAATGAATCCTTCTGCCTTGGTTTTTAATGTTTGGTTTTCTATCCTGCTGAAATATATTTTGTTCTGTGCAGTTCAAGATTTACACATCTATGGTTGTGCAGAGATAGAGATGCCATTGATGCCAATCTCATTCTAGAATTGGGAGACTGTGATCGATGATTTCTAATTCCAATCTGAAGCTTCTGACCACAACCAATGTCAGTGCTTCAGCAGGATTTACCTCCACCGCTTTTACTGGTTTTTGACCTGTATTGATGTTGAAAAGCAAGGCAGAACATCTTCTTCTTAGCTGCTGAGACATGTAAACACCAGGACCTCTTCTTAGAAACTTTTAGGCCTCATACTGATGAACGCCAACAACATTTATGGGATGTgcttttttttcatcttttgaaGAAACTTTGTTTTTTGTTGTATCTTTTTGCTCATTTCAAGCAAATATTGTCTATGCATACAGTTGTGGCATCCTCTTTCAGTTCTCATTATACTATTGCAATCTTTATTCTGAATGTTCAATCAAATGAAATGTTCAATTCCTCCTCTTGCTGTTCTGGATGTtcatttaaaagttaaaaaataattgGATAAAGAATCCTGCCTGGCAGCAGCCCCCTGCACCCACTCACATGAggcattgaaagcagtgaaatgAACCCTCCCCTTGGATGCCTGTGTGTGCTCCCAttgccccccacccccacacacaATGGCGCAGGGAACACGCAGCCTGACTGCAAACTActgtccaaaaaaaattataagtccATTTATTAGCTTTTCCTAATAGTTTATTTTATGCATCCAAGTAGCACTTTATTCTGAAACTTCCACCCTGTTTCTGTAATTGTATCAACAGAGGTGGAGAAATGCATTAAGTCCTTCCACATTCATGAGAGAAATCTGGAAAAAGATATCTAAAGATGATGCTAATGCAAAGCCACCTGATGCAATCTATAGCTATCCATGAGATTATATGGAAAACTGCTTTCATCAATatgattttttggtttttatggAGATCTCTTTCCCTGTTAGGAAGGATAAAAGTTTGAGTACCGAACGTTCTAATCATTGGCTGGGTCTTTCATCTCTTTTGGTCACCAATTGACATAATAATAGATGATGGAGGGACAAAGGAAAATATATGGTTTATGGAGGCTATCTTGTCTCTCTCTAAATAGTTTAGAACCCATGATCTATGGCTTTTCTGATGAAGCCCTTTATAATTGGGAGTTACTTAAAACTGTCTGCAGCTTCGAGGGTCATTTGCTTGGTCCACCAATTCATTCTCTGTATCTGATATGTTTGTCAATTGTTGACATTAAAATATTTACTGTTCTTGTTTTTTGGATGATAGCTAGGAGAATTAAAGTATAGTGCTCTTGACTGATCTACTGCATATACCcaaatctatttatttatggtttacTAGATCGATTTTCTGTCTACAGGACTTACATGGTTGTGTTGATTTGGAGTAACATCATTTGCTTGATTTGGTTAGcctttttctttaaattaattGGTTATTTCCATCTTGAAGTGCTTATCGAATCTATCTACAAATTTTCAGTTGTACTTGTTGCTACTTATTCAATTTCTTCtttgctataaatatatatatatatatatttatacccagggtgttcggatctttgaaCCGACTAATCcctggggtcactgtgataccgctTACACATGATCAGGTCAGTCCAAGATGGAAACTCTCATGCGGTGACCCCAAGAAGTTATGTGCAACAACGAAAGTTTGATCATGAGacctcgcttcctgaggcgGAGTACCATGTCCTCTCCAAATTGGCCATTGTTGAAAAATGTACCCACTGCTATTATAACGTTCAGTCCTATATGGGTAAACAGGtacatcttttttatttaaatcctaaattctaATTGATGTGAGGTTATTCTCTAGCACACTTCACTCACACGGCCATATCTGGTACATATGGTCCCTCATAACTGTATtgtacataatttttttaataaaaaattggaCTGTACATATAAATGTATTACCACAACTTGATATCAAGTCGAATCTCAAATCTAGAAACTTAAGCTCttagatggagagagagagagagagtccaccACCATGATCTTGGTAAACttgaatatatataatgtactatcgtttTATTGAGCAagcattgtaatttgggggtttttcgaacTAAGGTTTCTGGGCGAGTGTTCTTGCTGCAATTTGGGTTTATTTGAGTGATCTCCATTGTAACCTCTCTTCCACagtagtgaaacatcttcttctttgaccaAGGATGTGTCTTTGTTTTcttcgtatttgttggtgtttgctcAAACATATATATACGTCTTTCGATTGTTATTATGAAGATCTTGATAACTAACTACATTGTTCATTTCTAGCTTAGAGGTCCACACCATGAATCAGACGATCGAAATTGATTCTTGAGTTGGGTGATTCAATCCGATTCTTTTTGATCTGCTTCATTTCCAATTCATTCTAGTCAATTTGAATCACATAAGGCACTGGCCAAATTTTACCTCCGATTCTATGTTTTTCAAACCTTGATCCACATTGCATCTTTCTCATGTGTCTTTGTGACATAAGAACAATAAAAAGGAATCTTCTTGTACCAAATGCAAGAGAGCTCGTTGTGCTAGTATCAATACCATAGTTTGTagggcggtaaggcgacggaggtgtttgagggtctttcggagtgccttagcgataaggcgggcataaaacatcgccttatcgactaaagcattcctgtgtaatttttttataaaaccaatctatttggctcaaatcctagttgaatcctattactcatatgttaaataaatattaaaggttcatattcaaaccaatgtaagatattcatcaagaaaacaaatcaataaagtaaataaactaagttcatcttcatcaatcatcaatcattaatcatcaatcatcataacatattaacatataatataagtACATaactatgaaacaaaattataaatataaagaaaagaagacataaaaaatacaagtatttattatgcttacctctatgatgccaaaaggagtgcctaagccctaaggtcatccactatatttctattcctgtcaaagaagaatgaagctcaccgctaccggagcaaaatggtttcctggatcagtggttcttccttgttccttgattccttctcaaagcccatttcttaaaaccccagaCAAAATgcaaaccctatttgtgaatcgggtttttgttttgtttgttttggttatttttgttgGAGTAAAGttaatcccatacatctcaagtgttaacaaaaccatacacctaccaataaaaaatctacatttggaatcttcatcaagtacttttaaaatgtgtttaaaaaaaaaaaaaacccccataaggcgccacttcacataaggcggagtactgccttaccatctctagaccgcatcggCGCTGCTAAGgtgtcgccttaccagcgccttaaaaactttGATCAATACCAAGCATGGGTTAAGGAATTAGTATCGGATTGGATGAATAGGGCGGATTGTATTGTTTCCGGCCAATGCTGATATCGATCTTTGACTGATTCTATGTTGGTGAATCTCTATggattaagggtaaaatggtaaaaataaattaaatcatgggcaaaaaaaattaagtacaaTAATAGACTTCGATTTGTTGGTAACAATACAAGGGCAATGGTATAATCTGGCATTAAGAACAATTATGGTGGACATTTTACGAATATGAAAtcttacaaggaaaagaaaatcctgGAGTACGAACACTCccaattatttattttagtgaCTTCTTCTAGCCTAATTACCCGGAAATCAACATGGCTCTCACATGCCCTTGTGAAATTTGAAATAGCTGTGCAACACCAAGATGTGCCATTAGAAGCCATACGTGAGTGATAAATTCTCCACCTCTTCTAAGTTGTTGAGCATGGTTAGTCCCTCTACATTGACTTGCAGCATAAGACAACATCTCGATCCACACATGACTCATTATCTCCCATTTATCAAACTTCCCTCCCTCCAATGATAGCAAAGTTTTTGCAAGCCTACATGCATCAAATAGTACCGACTTGCTTTGATCTCCTTTCACTTCAACGGGTCGAATATCTGTGTTCACCTCAAGCAACTTCTTGCAAGCTTTAATTTTGTCGAATTTTGACTTTGTTTCTTCGAAAAACCTTTCTGCTTCTACTCAAGTATCCCTGAACCTGATTTGCCCAATCCCTTTAGGCATCGTAAAAGGACAAATTATCAGAAGATACAACATATAATCTGATAATAACTTGCTTGTTTCACGTTGCAATTCCGTGAAAGGAGAAACATTATTATCACACTCGTAGCAGAGATCTGTAGCAATGTGCCATAGAAGAATGCTTTGATCAAATTCTATATCATTTAGACTCCACTTAAGCTTATCCTGAAGATGACCATTATATCCAAGTACACCATCACCTCTACTTGTGCACAAATCCTTGACATCCTCAATCTTGTCaacttttcttgattttctcttgaGCTCTTTGAATATTAATTCTTTGCACTTGAAGAAGACTTCCTTAGAGTATTTATAGTAGTAGTTTTCTAGTAATTTGTCAACACGGAGGAGCCTCTGAACTTTAGGTAATATTTTGGGTGGTTTATCTTTCACAGAAACACTTAAAAAGTTATACTGTGCCACTAAATTAGACCACCTTTTCCTGGAAGACAATCTTTTCTCCAAAACATTAATGGACTCTACCGGAATGTGCAGCTTGTGCTTGCTTAGGTAAAGGAATGCCCAGTCAGAGGAAGTGAGAACGAAGATGGCATAAATCTCAAGAATCAATGCTCCGATGAACAAGATGTAAGTTATGATTCTATCCACATTTGAATAGCGATGGTTATCACCCGTCAAGAAGGCCACAAGCAGAATGATTATAGAGGAGAAACTGATGCAACGCAGAATCAAGCCTAGAAGAGAATAGATCAAGGCAGCTTTCGAATAAAGTAAATCATATATGAACCCGAGTTCCACCTCGATTACTTTGAAAGATGTTCTTGATGAAGTGTCTTGGAAGAATTCTCTGCTCTTCTTCCAGTCATCACCACTTAAGATGAGATCCGCAAAGAGACGCTTGAATGTCTCAAAGAATTCATATGCTTTAGGCAAAACCTCTGCATCAGTAAGGTTGGATTCACTGCCTATACTGTTGGAAGGATTATTTGGTTTCTGCTGATGAGCTTCTTCGTGTTCGTCAAGCATTTCCAACTGAAAATCTTCAATCCTTCCCACAGTGACTCTGGACCCTTTGGCTTGCTTAGAATCATAATCGTTCATGAATTGGGCATAATTGGGGCCTGGATCTGGACGATCAAGCATAGAGTCTCTGAAATGTTCCTTACTTGCCAACCTGAGAACCCATGTCCTTTCCCCATACTTGACAATTCCAGGGACAAACATGAAGATCGTAAGAATGGAGACTCGGCTATAAGTCCATGACCTGATCAAAACATAAACTGCAATACCAACTTGTTGGACTAGTCCAAGAAAGTGCCTGAGCCACAATTCATTATCTTCTAAGGAGTAAGCAGTGATGGTGTCCGGACCACCAAGGTGCAAAAGCAGAAATGGAGCCCAGAGAGTCGTTAGTTCGGTGCTGCCTGGCTGTCCTTGACCGTGGGAGAGGGCACCAAGGGCAGTAGTTGCTACAGTGTCTGCCGATAAGTAAGACATCCAAAGAACGATTCTCACCCAGAGTGTAGCCATGTACTTTCTACGACTACccaagaagatgagaatgaCTTGCAATAGAAGGCTAAGAAGAACCAGAACCCGGAGCTCCCATTCATTCCAGAGCTTCTGAACCTCTTCTGAGAAAACCTCCACGATCCTACTCCTCTTCTCTATAACCAGCAAACTGCTAATGACTGAAAACCCACAAAAATTTTAGTTGCAGGGGGAGGCAGGGGAAGAAGTGTTCAGGAAGTGAAAAGTTGATTTGAAGAATCAAATCAACTTTTCACGATCCTACTCCTCTTCTCTATAACCAGCAAACTGCTAATGACTGAAGGCCCACAAATTTTAGTTGCAGGGGGAGGCAGGGAAGAAGTGTTCAGGAAGTGCAAAGTTCATTTGATTCTTCAGCCATTCCTAGTCTAGTAATTGAAATGATTTTGCaaaattagagaagaagaaagaagggtgagaaagagagagcccCCAAAAGTGATGAAACAAGATAAAGATATAAGGACAGTTTTGTTAGGACAACTTACAAATACCCAGCATTGATAATTCTGCTCTTGAAAAAACCTCTCTCAAAGTATCATCAACTTCCGTTTGAATTTTGGCGACTGCTTTCAAATTCCGATGGAAAGATCCATCACTGAATTTAAAATGAGAAGGCAAAAGAAGTAGATGAGGTAAACGAGATTTCCAATTTTCAGCTCTTTTTTCCTTGGTGGAAGTCCTCCATCCACAATCCTCAttctttggatttgatttttagaTTCAAATATGCCCCGTTGCCTGTTGTGAGAAAAAacccttccctttttttttgtggtcTAGTTTTTATACATGTGTAAGTACATGGATTCAGCACTTCGTGCATCCAACGGCTGAAGTGACCACTGTGTGTAAAACGATCTTTTCATTTAAGTGAAAAGtataaggaaaaattacatgattacccacttttaggttttcctttacaaaattatccacaaaaagttttggttaacaaaaattcccaaaatcaggtttgggtttacaaaactacccaaaatagtgagtcttcatcttccacatataatcatgtttttttttattactgaaactttgagtgggtagttttgtaaacccaaactcaattttgggtatttttgttaacttaaactttaagtgggtaattttgtaaaggaaaacctaattttgggtatttttgttaattgaaacttttgatggataattttgtaaaggaaaacccgtaagtgggtaatcaagtaatttttccaAAGAATAATGTGGGTGGATCCCATGCATaccactaggggtgtcaatgggtcggtTCGGGTTGAGCAAATTTTGGTATGGGAAGGCTGAAAccgaaattgaaattgaatcaataaggaaattctagTTTTGTtatgatttggtttcggtttgtcttcgatttcttaaatcgatttataatcgggttggtttctgttttttatctagtttggattcaactttccatacaaatgtatacaaaactatgcaaaatttgattttttttaatgaattttggagtgtttcggtttcttatcgGTTTGGTTCCAATTTCGATATGGTTTTGAATCAGTTTCtgtttggtttcaggttcatccAGTTTCCGTTgcggttcagtttggtttttgggttgcaatactccaaactgaaaccgaaccaataaggcttcagttCGGTTTGATCCAGGCTATTATCGATTTGATCCGACTGATTTTAccagtttggtttagggtttgacacccctacatagcACACTGGTCGCAGGTGTTAGGAGTGTGGATGGTCTGAGGATCGACTTCTATCCATGtgtcccctccctccctccctccctccctccctcctcacTTCCCCTTTaatgtgtgtgagtaaagtctccTTGGATATGCATGAGAATTACAATAGTgttctcttcacaaccattttcTGATGCAGTCACCTGAGGGAAAATGTGTGCGAGTAAAGTCTCCTTGCTTAGTTCCTTAGAATGTTTagtgtaaaaataaataaatagataaaaattaaaaaaataataataaagattaATGTAGGACCGACATAAGGAAATGCTCTCGCCCATATTTGATGAAAGATATCACTAATCAGTAGCTTTGCATGCATGCGAAGGACAATAGcaatatgaaaaagaaaaattgtcaATAACACTcctgggagagggttctcttcGACAACCATTTTCTAATGCAGACATCTgagagttttttgtttttaatagtGTGATTATTTTGAGATTTCAAAACCTAATAGGTGtgcaaaaattataaaaaatatcaatGCTAAAAATATGTAAGTGGTAATACATATATTTAACTCCGTTCCTTTTAAATTTCCAGAACAAAAATATAGGCATAAATTTGCAAACATGTATTTAGAATATCAAGTCAAAGA is a window from the Macadamia integrifolia cultivar HAES 741 chromosome 5, SCU_Mint_v3, whole genome shotgun sequence genome containing:
- the LOC122078550 gene encoding uncharacterized protein LOC122078550 — translated: MLGIFISSLLVIEKRSRIVEVFSEEVQKLWNEWELRVLVLLSLLLQVILIFLGSRRKYMATLWVRIVLWMSYLSADTVATTALGALSHGQGQPGSTELTTLWAPFLLLHLGGPDTITAYSLEDNELWLRHFLGLVQQVGIAVYVLIRSWTYSRVSILTIFMFVPGIVKYGERTWVLRLASKEHFRDSMLDRPDPGPNYAQFMNDYDSKQAKGSRVTVGRIEDFQLEMLDEHEEAHQQKPNNPSNSIGSESNLTDAEVLPKAYEFFETFKRLFADLILSGDDWKKSREFFQDTSSRTSFKVIEVELGFIYDLLYSKAALIYSLLGLILRCISFSSIIILLVAFLTGDNHRYSNVDRIITYILFIGALILEIYAIFVLTSSDWAFLYLSKHKLHIPVESINVLEKRLSSRKRWSNLVAQYNFLSVSVKDKPPKILPKVQRLLRVDKLLENYYYKYSKEVFFKCKELIFKELKRKSRKVDKIEDVKDLCTSRGDGVLGYNGHLQDKLKWSLNDIEFDQSILLWHIATDLCYECDNNVSPFTELQRETSKLLSDYMLYLLIICPFTMPKGIGQIRFRDT